From one Thalassobaculum sp. OXR-137 genomic stretch:
- a CDS encoding winged helix-turn-helix domain-containing protein — translation MDSTKVVAVLSALAQETRLGIFRLLMKAGPDGMSAGAIAKELGVVASTLSHHLSLLEHAHLVTSTRSGRHVIYASNLDGARLLIDFLTEDAIDVQPSIGCAAE, via the coding sequence ATGGATTCGACGAAGGTTGTCGCCGTGCTTTCGGCGTTGGCGCAGGAAACCCGTCTCGGAATCTTCCGATTGCTGATGAAGGCCGGCCCCGACGGCATGTCCGCAGGCGCGATCGCCAAGGAGCTCGGCGTGGTGGCCTCGACCCTGTCGCACCACCTCAGTCTGCTGGAGCATGCCCATCTGGTGACCTCCACCCGCAGCGGCCGGCACGTGATCTATGCCAGCAACCTGGACGGCGCCCGGCTGCTCATCGATTTCCTGACCGAGGACGCCATCGACGTGCAGCCGTCGATCGGCTGTGCGGCGGAGTAG
- a CDS encoding gamma-glutamyltransferase family protein, with the protein MFTTRPEIRGTFGVVASTHWLASAVGMRALERGGNAFDAAVASGFTLQVVEPHLNGPGGDLPALFYSKKTGKLEALCAQGPSPAAMTMEAIRGLGLDLVPGSGFLPAVVPGAFDGWLRLLRDHGTMTLAEVLEPAIDYAINGYPAVGRIAATINTVKELFETEWPTSAAIYLKNGQPPAPGSLFANPTMGETYIRIVKEAEAGGGSREAVIDRARDIWYRGWVAEAIDAYFHAAPMMDVSGRRHLGLLTADDLAGWESHYEEPTTYEWGRYTVAKCGPWSQGPSMLQQLALLDGMGVADMDPTGPDFVHSVVEAIKLAMADREAFYGDPDFTDVPMQTLLSPEYNAERRKLIGETASMDLRPGTIEGYLGSIDAAMGVDVELDPREMERMGIGEPTVSKSGAMKGDTVHIDIIDKDGNMFSATPSGGWLQSSPIIPELGFCMGNRAQMFWLDERSPSALGPKRRPRTTLSPSFALRDGEPYMAFGTPGGDQQDQWQTLMFLHHAAQGMNLQESIDCPAFHSEHFPSSFWPRGRKPGKLVLEGRFPEATVKELQRRGHDVQVGEDWSEGRLSAAAKDGRMLKAGANPRGMQGYAVGR; encoded by the coding sequence ATGTTCACGACGCGCCCGGAAATCCGCGGCACATTCGGAGTTGTTGCTTCCACCCACTGGCTTGCGTCCGCCGTCGGCATGCGGGCCCTGGAGCGGGGCGGCAACGCCTTCGACGCCGCGGTCGCCAGCGGTTTCACCCTGCAGGTGGTCGAGCCGCATCTGAACGGCCCGGGCGGCGACCTTCCAGCCCTGTTCTACAGCAAGAAGACCGGCAAGCTCGAAGCGCTCTGCGCCCAGGGACCGAGCCCGGCGGCGATGACCATGGAGGCGATCCGCGGCCTCGGTCTGGACCTCGTACCCGGCAGCGGATTCCTGCCCGCCGTCGTCCCCGGCGCCTTCGACGGCTGGCTGCGGCTGCTGCGCGACCACGGCACTATGACCCTGGCCGAGGTGCTGGAGCCGGCGATCGACTACGCGATCAACGGCTACCCGGCGGTCGGCCGCATCGCCGCGACCATCAACACCGTGAAGGAGCTGTTCGAAACCGAATGGCCGACCTCGGCGGCTATCTACCTGAAGAACGGCCAGCCGCCCGCGCCAGGCAGCCTGTTCGCCAACCCGACGATGGGCGAGACCTATATCCGCATCGTCAAGGAGGCGGAAGCCGGCGGCGGCTCGCGCGAGGCGGTGATCGATCGGGCGCGCGACATCTGGTACCGCGGCTGGGTGGCCGAAGCGATCGACGCCTATTTCCACGCGGCACCGATGATGGACGTCTCCGGCCGCCGCCATCTGGGCCTGCTGACCGCCGACGACCTGGCGGGCTGGGAGTCCCATTACGAGGAGCCGACCACCTACGAATGGGGCCGCTACACCGTCGCCAAGTGCGGACCCTGGAGCCAGGGCCCGTCCATGCTGCAGCAGCTCGCCCTGCTCGACGGCATGGGGGTGGCGGACATGGATCCGACCGGCCCGGACTTCGTGCACAGCGTGGTCGAGGCGATCAAGCTCGCCATGGCCGACCGCGAGGCGTTCTACGGCGATCCGGACTTCACCGACGTGCCGATGCAGACCCTGCTGTCGCCGGAATACAATGCCGAACGGCGCAAGCTGATCGGCGAGACCGCCTCCATGGACCTGCGTCCGGGCACCATCGAGGGCTATCTGGGCTCGATCGATGCGGCAATGGGTGTCGATGTGGAACTCGATCCGCGCGAGATGGAGCGCATGGGCATCGGCGAGCCGACCGTGTCGAAGAGCGGGGCGATGAAGGGCGACACCGTCCATATCGACATCATCGACAAGGACGGCAACATGTTCTCCGCCACGCCGAGCGGCGGCTGGCTGCAGTCCTCCCCGATCATCCCGGAGCTCGGCTTCTGCATGGGCAACCGGGCGCAGATGTTCTGGCTGGACGAGCGCTCGCCGTCCGCGCTCGGTCCGAAGCGCCGGCCGCGCACCACCCTGTCGCCGAGCTTCGCCCTGCGCGACGGCGAGCCCTACATGGCGTTCGGCACCCCGGGTGGCGACCAGCAGGACCAGTGGCAGACCCTGATGTTCCTGCACCATGCCGCCCAGGGCATGAACCTGCAGGAGTCGATCGACTGCCCGGCCTTCCACAGCGAGCATTTCCCGAGCTCGTTCTGGCCGCGCGGCCGCAAGCCCGGCAAGCTGGTGCTGGAGGGGCGGTTCCCGGAAGCGACGGTGAAGGAGCTTCAGCGCCGGGGCCATGACGTCCAGGTTGGCGAGGACTGGTCGGAAGGCCGTCTCAGCGCCGCGGCGAAGGACGGCCGCATGCTCAAGGCCGGAGCCAATCCGCGTGGCATGCAGGGTTATGCGGTCGGCCGTTGA
- a CDS encoding YbaN family protein, with the protein MTQDPRPPEDTEIELPAELCGAAKLGLQVLGFVCLAIGIAGVILPGLPGTVFLIVALWAFSRSSHRVHLWLYSHPRFGAGLRAWHRHRVIPTRAKIAAVAAMTLAAAMLIAAFPTNAWIPGIGIAIMLAVAGWIVTRPGRIADPS; encoded by the coding sequence ATGACCCAGGATCCCAGGCCCCCCGAAGACACCGAGATCGAGCTGCCGGCCGAGCTATGCGGTGCCGCGAAACTCGGGTTGCAAGTGCTTGGGTTCGTCTGTCTGGCCATCGGCATCGCCGGGGTGATCCTGCCCGGGCTGCCGGGGACGGTGTTCCTGATCGTGGCGCTCTGGGCGTTCTCGCGCTCCTCCCACCGGGTCCATCTCTGGCTCTACAGCCATCCGCGGTTCGGCGCCGGATTACGGGCCTGGCACCGACACCGGGTGATCCCGACCCGGGCGAAGATCGCCGCCGTCGCCGCGATGACGCTGGCCGCCGCCATGCTGATCGCCGCCTTCCCGACGAATGCGTGGATCCCCGGCATCGGCATCGCGATCATGCTCGCTGTGGCCGGCTGGATCGTCACCCGACCGGGGCGCATCGCCGATCCGAGCTGA
- a CDS encoding ribbon-helix-helix domain-containing protein produces the protein MPSAEGAADPAAPRKRSVMIAGHATSVSMEQAFWDLLTAFAEDQGVSLNALVTDIDRTRTANLSSAIRVWVLRECARRAGLSEDVSD, from the coding sequence ATGCCCTCGGCGGAGGGCGCAGCCGATCCGGCGGCGCCGCGCAAACGCTCGGTGATGATCGCCGGTCATGCGACCAGCGTCTCCATGGAGCAGGCGTTCTGGGATCTGCTGACCGCTTTCGCCGAGGACCAGGGCGTCTCGCTCAACGCCCTGGTGACCGACATCGACCGGACGCGCACGGCCAACCTGTCGAGCGCCATCCGCGTCTGGGTGCTGCGCGAATGCGCCCGGCGGGCCGGGCTTTCCGAAGACGTCTCGGATTAG
- a CDS encoding class I SAM-dependent RNA methyltransferase produces the protein MPPRRRRPAPTPIKKGRIPANAGPVDIEIESVGGRGDGVGRATVKIGYDERERLVFVPFTLPGERVRARPVADRGEGVAAEPMELLSTVEDRVDAACPHFMTCGGCALQHWRDEAYQDWKVAQIRQHLSRVGLETFHMAPLVAAEPGTRRRADFAVRRLSDRTVLGFHERGGNKIVPLDTCPVLTSPLQALLHPFSDQMHRVLEPGEGADVILNHLHTGIDALVVLPHSPDLAQREAWAEFADTEGLARLSMRVAGDPDPMPEPLAARHAATIRLGSVDVAPPPGAFLQATAAGETAIREAMMAAARKTKRRLDLFSGIGTLSLPLAADGPVLAVDGDAAAIRALRSAADAAGLGTARLKTETRDLFNLPLEGAELDGFDLAVFDPPRAGAKAQAAALAASKIPTIVSVSCNPATFARDAAALVEGGYALERLVPIDQFLWSPHIELVAVFRR, from the coding sequence ATGCCACCGCGCCGCCGTCGCCCTGCGCCGACCCCGATCAAGAAAGGCCGCATTCCCGCCAATGCCGGGCCGGTCGATATTGAGATCGAGTCCGTCGGCGGCCGCGGCGACGGGGTGGGCCGGGCCACCGTCAAGATCGGCTATGACGAGCGCGAACGGCTGGTCTTCGTGCCCTTCACCCTGCCGGGCGAGCGGGTGCGCGCCCGTCCGGTGGCAGACCGGGGCGAGGGGGTGGCGGCCGAGCCCATGGAGCTGCTGTCCACCGTCGAAGACCGGGTCGACGCCGCCTGTCCCCATTTCATGACCTGCGGCGGCTGCGCCCTGCAGCATTGGCGCGACGAGGCCTATCAGGATTGGAAGGTCGCCCAGATCCGCCAGCATCTGTCACGGGTCGGGCTGGAAACCTTCCACATGGCACCGCTGGTGGCGGCCGAGCCCGGCACGCGCCGCCGCGCCGACTTCGCCGTGCGCCGGCTCTCCGACCGCACCGTCCTCGGCTTCCATGAGCGTGGTGGGAACAAGATCGTCCCGCTCGACACCTGCCCGGTGTTGACCTCGCCGCTGCAGGCACTCCTGCACCCGTTCAGCGACCAGATGCATCGTGTTCTGGAGCCGGGGGAGGGGGCGGACGTCATCCTCAACCACCTGCACACCGGCATCGACGCGCTGGTGGTGCTGCCGCACAGCCCCGATCTCGCACAGCGCGAGGCCTGGGCCGAGTTTGCCGATACCGAGGGGCTGGCCCGGCTGTCGATGCGGGTCGCCGGCGATCCCGACCCGATGCCGGAGCCGCTGGCGGCCCGTCACGCGGCGACGATCCGCCTGGGCTCGGTCGACGTCGCGCCGCCGCCGGGGGCCTTCCTGCAGGCCACAGCCGCCGGCGAGACCGCGATCCGGGAGGCGATGATGGCCGCGGCGCGCAAGACCAAGCGCCGGCTCGACCTGTTCAGCGGCATCGGCACCCTGTCGCTGCCGCTGGCCGCCGACGGTCCGGTGCTGGCGGTCGATGGCGATGCGGCCGCGATCCGGGCGCTGCGCTCGGCGGCCGATGCTGCCGGACTGGGGACCGCCCGGCTGAAGACCGAGACCCGCGACCTGTTCAACCTGCCACTGGAAGGGGCGGAGCTGGACGGCTTCGACCTCGCGGTGTTCGATCCGCCGCGCGCCGGGGCGAAGGCTCAGGCCGCCGCCCTCGCCGCCAGCAAGATCCCGACCATCGTCTCGGTGTCCTGCAACCCGGCCACCTTCGCCCGCGATGCGGCGGCCCTGGTCGAGGGCGGATACGCCCTCGAACGGCTCGTGCCGATTGACCAGTTTCTGTGGTCTCCCCACATCGAGTTGGTCGCCGTGTTCCGGCGCTGA
- the fumC gene encoding class II fumarate hydratase, translated as MAATRDETDSLGAIAVPAERYWGAQTQRSLENFPIGGDRMPVSLIHAFALQKQASARANRRLGTLEADLAEAIETAAAAIAAGKHDAEFPLVVWQTGSGTQTNMNLNEVISNLANEILGSARGTKSPVHPNDHVNRGQSSNDSFPTAMHIAAVREIHGRLLPGLRRLHKALAAKAEAFHDIVKIGRTHLQDATPLRLGDAVGAWAFQVETGIARVEAAMPRLSALAQGGTAVGTGVNTEPGFAEAFVEELRALTDLPFTSAPNKFEALAAHDAMVEMSGALNTVAASLMKVANDVRMLGSGPRCGIGELMLPANEPGSSIMPGKVNPTQAEALTQVCARVMGNHTTITVAGATGHFELNVFKPVMADALLQSIRLLGDASASFAERCVEGMEADRARIADLVGRSLMLVTALAPHIGYDAAAKIAKKAHEDGTTLKEAALALDLVSDADFDRWVRPEAMLGPEG; from the coding sequence ATGGCCGCCACCCGTGACGAAACCGACAGCCTGGGGGCCATCGCCGTCCCGGCCGAGCGGTACTGGGGCGCGCAGACCCAGCGCAGCCTGGAGAACTTCCCGATCGGCGGCGATCGGATGCCGGTCTCCCTCATTCACGCCTTCGCCCTGCAGAAGCAGGCATCCGCCCGCGCCAATCGCCGGCTCGGCACCCTTGAGGCGGATCTGGCCGAGGCGATCGAGACGGCGGCCGCCGCGATCGCCGCCGGGAAGCATGACGCCGAGTTCCCGCTGGTGGTCTGGCAGACCGGCTCGGGCACCCAGACCAACATGAACCTCAACGAGGTGATCTCGAACCTGGCGAACGAGATTTTGGGCAGCGCGCGGGGCACCAAGAGCCCGGTCCATCCGAACGATCACGTGAACCGCGGCCAGTCCTCGAACGACAGCTTCCCGACCGCCATGCATATCGCGGCGGTGCGCGAGATCCACGGCCGGTTGCTTCCCGGCCTGCGCCGGCTGCACAAGGCCCTGGCCGCCAAGGCCGAGGCGTTCCACGACATCGTCAAGATCGGCCGTACCCATCTGCAGGACGCCACGCCGCTGCGCCTGGGCGACGCGGTGGGCGCCTGGGCCTTTCAGGTCGAGACCGGCATCGCCCGGGTGGAGGCGGCCATGCCGCGCCTGTCGGCCCTGGCCCAGGGGGGCACGGCGGTCGGCACCGGCGTGAACACCGAGCCGGGCTTCGCCGAGGCGTTCGTGGAGGAGCTGCGGGCGCTCACCGACCTGCCCTTCACCTCAGCCCCGAACAAGTTCGAAGCGCTCGCCGCCCACGACGCCATGGTCGAGATGTCCGGCGCTCTGAACACCGTGGCGGCCTCGCTGATGAAGGTGGCGAACGATGTGCGGATGCTCGGCTCCGGGCCGCGCTGCGGCATCGGCGAGCTGATGCTGCCGGCGAATGAGCCCGGCTCCTCGATCATGCCCGGCAAGGTGAACCCGACCCAGGCCGAGGCGCTGACCCAGGTCTGCGCCCGGGTGATGGGCAACCACACGACCATCACCGTCGCCGGGGCGACGGGGCATTTCGAGCTCAACGTGTTCAAGCCGGTGATGGCCGACGCCCTGCTGCAGTCGATCCGCCTGCTGGGCGACGCGTCGGCCAGTTTCGCCGAGCGCTGCGTAGAGGGCATGGAGGCCGACCGCGCCCGCATCGCCGACCTGGTGGGCCGGAGCCTGATGCTGGTGACGGCCCTGGCGCCGCATATCGGCTACGACGCGGCCGCCAAGATCGCCAAGAAGGCGCATGAGGACGGCACCACCCTGAAGGAGGCCGCCCTCGCACTGGACCTGGTCTCCGACGCCGATTTCGATCGCTGGGTGCGCCCGGAGGCGATGCTGGGGCCCGAGGGGTGA
- a CDS encoding DUF1217 domain-containing protein, with protein MSNFAAASAILGGASGGGGGLLGAAYGGGGSSMSAIAAWRSYERDQVAARQAFLDRNDVQAAISDFKSGASKLETVDDLLDDRDTLQYVLTSFGLDADINNIGKIRKVIESDPDDLNSFANRLADTRYGELAKFLDTAEFGVKNVQLNSKQSELTDKYLTVQFERSLGSQNSAARDALFFLRRINSVENTFQILGDSALRAIVTDALNLPAQIANQSVEKQASLVERGLNLDALKLNSNSASDLSRLEVLSGDLTKIGDGSKAISAAVATLTSIVSKLEAVRTKYEDIGAITDPAGVNAAEIPIQEAAIPDLLRQRGLVAAADEATKSTRSALNDLDSLAAKLRNAEDTDEFAELQAQYLDLADKILGDDGFINSATFYDPATGQTQNLLRNGTAGALPPGTDATAAQISTQVASDGTRAITRSTDLAGFLTDLQAARDAVSGATFATRSADIDAVDASYDTANAAFKTSESQTSINVVSISNALSNLDFAVELDTQSLSTGLLSIDDSLDRATTIERVLSDIRQLGKDAQKDGADLTEINAYYTARLGELDQLINTPGSVSDGTNSIDLDNLLADGTFNYTVVGGAQARAEGGDLAASIYSLLPATIGDAAAGEALVTQLDSDLKPALEDLTSQLERDRTVIAFALEQADPRGRLDSEVRALRVELDDVIAKSGKDGQNLLGEFSRDIKVALDSLGSTITIDAQTSFESNFRTALEGFDYVAASAGDDTARVSALNDALFVAQGTLGRLKAETYALNIQKQIIGEEKTAIEGEGGTAGDFLKPIEFTDAARKFIERYLIQKDLESQGFSVNSTYNADAALASQIGSILPQGNGLLNFVV; from the coding sequence GTGTCGAATTTTGCAGCCGCATCGGCCATTCTGGGAGGCGCCTCCGGAGGAGGTGGCGGACTTCTCGGTGCCGCCTATGGCGGCGGCGGGTCTTCCATGTCGGCAATCGCTGCCTGGCGCAGCTACGAGCGCGATCAGGTTGCCGCCCGTCAGGCCTTCCTCGACAGAAACGACGTCCAGGCCGCAATCTCCGACTTCAAGTCTGGGGCGTCCAAGCTTGAAACCGTCGACGATCTGCTCGACGACCGCGACACGCTGCAATATGTGCTGACCTCCTTCGGTCTCGATGCCGACATCAACAATATCGGCAAGATCCGCAAGGTCATCGAGAGCGACCCGGACGATCTCAACTCCTTCGCCAACCGCCTGGCCGACACCCGCTACGGCGAACTGGCGAAGTTCCTGGATACCGCCGAATTCGGCGTCAAGAACGTCCAGCTCAACTCCAAGCAGTCCGAACTCACCGACAAGTACCTGACGGTCCAGTTCGAGCGCAGCCTCGGCTCGCAGAACTCCGCCGCCCGCGACGCACTGTTCTTCCTGCGCCGGATCAATTCGGTTGAGAATACCTTCCAGATTCTCGGTGACTCGGCCCTGCGCGCGATCGTTACCGACGCGCTCAACCTGCCGGCCCAGATTGCCAACCAGTCGGTGGAGAAGCAGGCCTCCCTCGTGGAGAGAGGCCTCAACCTCGACGCCCTCAAGCTGAATTCCAATTCGGCCTCCGATCTGAGCCGATTGGAAGTCCTCTCCGGCGACCTCACGAAGATCGGCGATGGCTCCAAGGCCATCAGCGCCGCCGTTGCCACGCTGACCAGCATCGTCAGCAAATTGGAGGCCGTGCGGACGAAGTACGAGGATATCGGCGCCATCACCGATCCGGCGGGCGTCAACGCCGCCGAAATTCCGATCCAGGAAGCCGCGATCCCCGACCTTCTGCGCCAACGCGGCCTGGTCGCCGCCGCCGACGAGGCGACCAAGAGTACCCGGAGCGCGCTGAACGACCTGGACTCGCTGGCCGCCAAGCTGCGCAACGCGGAGGATACCGACGAATTCGCCGAGCTGCAGGCCCAGTATCTCGATCTCGCGGACAAGATCCTCGGCGACGACGGGTTCATCAACAGCGCCACGTTCTACGACCCCGCCACCGGGCAGACCCAGAATCTGCTGCGCAACGGCACCGCCGGTGCCCTGCCGCCCGGCACCGACGCGACGGCCGCGCAGATCTCCACCCAGGTCGCCAGCGACGGCACCCGGGCGATCACCCGGTCGACCGATCTGGCCGGGTTCCTGACCGATCTCCAGGCCGCTCGCGATGCCGTGAGCGGGGCGACCTTCGCCACCCGCTCGGCCGATATCGACGCGGTCGACGCCAGCTACGACACCGCCAACGCGGCGTTCAAGACCTCCGAGAGCCAGACCTCGATCAACGTCGTCAGCATCTCGAACGCGCTGAGCAATCTCGATTTCGCGGTGGAACTGGACACCCAGTCGCTGAGCACCGGTCTGCTTTCCATCGACGACAGCCTGGACCGCGCCACGACCATCGAGCGCGTGCTGTCCGACATCCGGCAGCTCGGAAAGGACGCTCAGAAGGACGGCGCGGATCTGACCGAGATCAACGCCTACTACACCGCCCGGCTGGGGGAACTGGATCAGCTCATCAACACGCCCGGCAGCGTCAGCGATGGCACCAATTCCATCGACCTCGACAACCTGCTGGCCGACGGCACCTTCAACTACACCGTGGTGGGCGGAGCCCAGGCCCGCGCCGAAGGCGGCGATCTGGCGGCGTCGATCTACAGCCTGCTGCCGGCGACTATCGGCGACGCGGCCGCCGGAGAGGCCCTGGTCACCCAGCTCGACAGCGACCTGAAGCCGGCGCTGGAAGACCTCACCTCCCAGCTCGAACGGGACCGCACCGTCATCGCCTTTGCCCTGGAGCAGGCCGATCCCCGCGGCCGCCTGGACAGTGAGGTGCGCGCGCTGCGGGTCGAACTCGACGACGTGATCGCCAAGTCCGGCAAGGACGGCCAGAACCTGCTCGGCGAGTTCTCGCGCGACATCAAGGTGGCGCTCGACTCCCTGGGCTCGACGATCACCATCGACGCCCAGACCTCCTTCGAGAGCAACTTCCGCACCGCGCTGGAAGGCTTCGACTACGTGGCGGCGAGCGCCGGCGACGATACCGCCCGGGTGAGCGCGCTGAACGACGCGCTGTTCGTCGCCCAGGGCACGCTGGGGCGTCTGAAGGCGGAAACCTACGCGCTGAACATCCAGAAGCAGATCATCGGCGAAGAGAAAACCGCGATCGAAGGCGAAGGCGGGACCGCCGGCGACTTCCTGAAGCCGATCGAATTCACCGATGCGGCACGGAAGTTCATCGAGCGCTATCTGATCCAGAAAGACCTGGAATCCCAGGGCTTCAGCGTGAACTCGACCTACAATGCCGACGCCGCCCTGGCCAGCCAGATCGGCTCGATCCTGCCCCAGGGCAACGGCCTGCTGAACTTCGTGGTCTAA